In Nothobranchius furzeri strain GRZ-AD chromosome 19, NfurGRZ-RIMD1, whole genome shotgun sequence, the following are encoded in one genomic region:
- the LOC107394945 gene encoding cilia- and flagella-associated protein 69 isoform X1: protein MVHRLKSDIPGIGAHPTQHIQEQVRDKRLDLSKVIGLLEDPLTTNLKEKHLFVLRKLLNRNPAGFLLKELTDISRILSLCAEKATDHPEYASFLCEALKICRLPFLQQKTTDEQHFAQEAAEFLSSICYLMRIPDPDVRRCVVEAVQSFFCSGIPPKPPDGLRPTRPGYRQQLLKHSDVPKLLLLSMSGLEDQPFKLQLLQTLQILSRSSDDICASVLDERGAESICLHMNEPDPSAQVLLCSSEILWNLLEGGMKEEVIAQLSSLECVLSLKESFLFLLEKASQRWERQLRNQLLMIATLIAEASSSVLVESLFAKLLVGLLTFPERNPPYSSDGLQLRQLLLNLLVFLCRDPAALQILREEQVMLHLLSLANPDGDQERSSAQQEELQLQALGAVSCLAPLLLDDYVFCRGNTQLLLLLDRCVGTGDCFSQGFHGNGGGRTRAKLRGCIRALRAVTSLGEASVNQNLCEQRAFHQLLGVLIQLQAGCEEQDVVVVEMMSDIQWILSELCESDARAKEQFGSGGVEMVVNFLKRGSEKFYSGLGHNRLLLSTVDCVWSCVVGSDATEDYLLAKQGASLLLDLLRASPRCVHGVVLATLLDLCDNPNTRSQILSWRDTDGQTAPRILLELWRDEEEELGVLRDQHGRIKDPKKPILTHLQQEVSGGSSFPADSPSAAVLEVSENLRAKIYLIFCCLGFQELPGLSAEDFFTLSIVRRYLNFKVGEVWDEVSRELVLEGTRLTSSDEEALRSICETSEETARRVMEEQSDILEQQQSVELHEEMVAYAEMKSHWKQQELTAQSWKNYVSRTSAYSVLKVSCSQTPKDSKDGRRCYDGHLGPGSSAQEVKVQRKEQVEWSRPTPEDGGAAGPPAEDFITHFLSAENGDILGLRGLNVKMARTSIRPDQNQESRTESD, encoded by the exons ATGGTGCACAGATTAAAGTCGGACATTCCTGGGATCGGAGCACATCCGACCCAGCACATTCAGGAG CAGGTCCGCGATAAAAGACTTGACCTCAGTAAAGTGATTGGACTGCTCGAGGATCCTTTGACT ACAAACTTAAAGGAGAAGCATCTTTTTGTCTTGAGGAAACTTCTGAACAGAAACCCGGCGGGTTTC CTTTTGAAGGAGCTGACCGACATCTCCAGGATCCTCAGCCTCTGCGCTGAGAAAGCGACAGATCACCCTGAATATGCATCCTTTCTGTGTGAAGCGCTGAAGATCTGCAG ACTTCCCTTCctgcagcagaaaacaacagacgaGCAGCACTTCGCTCAGGAGGCCGCAGAGTTCCTCTCCAGCATCT GTTATCTGATGAGGATCCCAGACCCTGACGTGAGGCGGTGCGTTGTTGAAGCCGTCCAGTCGTTCTTCTGCTCCGGGATTCCTCCCAAGCCACCTGACG GTCTCCGTCCGACCCGTCCAGGTTACCGTCAGCAGCTTCTGAAGCACAGCGACGTTCCCAAGCTTCTGCTCCTCTCCATGTCCGGTCTGGAGGACCAACCGTtcaagctgcagctcctccaaacgCTTCAGATCCTCTCCAGGTCCTCTG ATGACATCTGCGCTTCGGTCCTGGATGAACGAGGCGCTGAGAGCATCTGCCTCCACATGAATGAACCCGATCCGTCCGCCCaggttcttctctgctcctcggaGATCCTCTGGAACCTCCTGGAGGGAGGCATGAAGGAGGAGGTCATCGCTCAGCTCAGCAGCTTGGAGTGTGTCCT ATCTCTAAAGGAATCCTTTTTGTTCCTGCTGGAAAAGGCTTCCCAGCGTTGGGAACGCCAGCTCAGAAATCAGCTGCTCATGATTGCGACTCTCATCGCTGAGGCTTCGAGCTCCGTGCTCGTC GAGAGCTTGTTCGCCAAGCTGCTCGTGGGTTTGCTGACCTTTCCAGAGC GGAATCCACCTTACAGCAGCGACGGTCTGCAGCTGAGGCAGCTGCTGCTGAATCTGCTGGTTTTCCTGTGCAGAGACCCGGCTGCGCTGCAG ATTCTGAGGGAAGAACAGGTGATGCTCCACCTGCTGAGCCTGGCGAATCCGGACGGAGACCAGGAGCGGTCGTCGGCGCagcaggaggagctgcagctgcaggcgctgggCGCCGTCTCCTGCTTGGCCCCGCTCCTGCTGGACGACTACGTGTTCTGTCGCGGAAACACgcagctgctgcttctgctggACAGGTGCGTCGGAACAG GTGATTGCTTCAGTCAGGGTTTCCATGGAAACGGAGGAGGCAGAACGCGGGCTAAGCTGAGAGGTTGCATCAGAGCTCTGAGGGCCGTGACGTCTCTGGGAGAAGCTTCTGTGAACCAGAACCTGTGTGAGCAGAGAGCCTTCCACCAGCTCCTGG GGGTGTTGATCCAGTTACAAGCTGGGTGTGAGGAGCAGGATGTTGTCGTCGTGGAGATGATGTCCGATATTCAGTGGATCCTCTCAGAGCTGTGTGAGAGCGACGCACGAGCGAAG GAGCAGTTTGGATCGGGGGGAGTGGAGATGGTGGTGAACTTCCTGAAGAGAGGCTCAGAGAAGTTCTACAGCGGTTTGGGTCACAACCGGCTCCTCCTCTCCACCGTGGACTGCGTGTG GTCGTGCGTGGTCGGCTCTGACGCCACGGAGGATTACCTCCTAGCTAAACAAGGAGCTTCTCTTCTTCTGGACCTACTCAGA GCAAGCCCTCGATGTGTCCACGGCGTCGTGCTCGCCACCCTGCTGGACCTTTGTGACAACCCAAACACTCGCTCTCAGATCCTGAGCTGGAGAGACACCGATGGTCAGACGGCTCCCAGGATCCTCCTGGAGCTGTggagggatgaggaggaggagctgggcgtcctccgagaccagcaTGGACGGATCAAAG ATCCCAAGAAGCCGATCCTCACTCATCTCCAGCAGGAAGTCAGCGGCGGTTCGTCATTCCCTGCTGACTCACCAAGTGCtgcggtgctggaagtgtcagaaAACCTCCGAGCAAAGATCTACCTCATCTTCTGCTGTTTGG GATTCCAGGAGCTTCCTGGACTCTCTGCTGAGGACTTTTTTACTCTGAGCATCGTCAGGAGATACCTGAACTTTAAG GTCGGTGAGGTCTGGGACGAGGTCAGCAGAGAACTGGTCCTGGAGGGAACGAGGCTGACCAGCAGCGACGAGGAGGCTCTGAGGTCCATCTGTGAGACGTCAGAGGAGACAGCCAGGAGGGTCATGGAGGAACAATCTGACATCCTGGAGCAGCAGCAAAGCGTGGAGCTACACGAGGAGATGGTGGCTTACGCTGAG ATGAAGTCTCACTGGAAGCAACAGGAGCTCACAGCCCAATCCTGGAAGAACTACGTCTCCAGAACGTCCGCTTACAGCGTCCTGAAGGTCTCATGTTCACAAACTCCTAAAGACTCCAAAGATGGACGCCGTTGTTATGATGGTCACCTCGGTCCTGGTTCCTCTGCGCAGGAAGTCAAGGTTCAGAGGAAGGAACAGGTGGAATGGAGCCGACCCACACCGGAGGATGGTGGCGCTGCCGGACCTCCTGCTGAG GATTTTATCACCCACTTCCTGTCTGCGGAGAACGGAGACATCCTCGGACTCAGAGGTCTGAACGTGAAGATGGCCAGAACCTCCATCCGACCCGATCAGAACCAGGAGTCCAGAACAGAATCAGACTAA
- the LOC107394945 gene encoding cilia- and flagella-associated protein 69 isoform X2, translating into MVHRLKSDIPGIGAHPTQHIQEVRDKRLDLSKVIGLLEDPLTTNLKEKHLFVLRKLLNRNPAGFLLKELTDISRILSLCAEKATDHPEYASFLCEALKICRLPFLQQKTTDEQHFAQEAAEFLSSICYLMRIPDPDVRRCVVEAVQSFFCSGIPPKPPDGLRPTRPGYRQQLLKHSDVPKLLLLSMSGLEDQPFKLQLLQTLQILSRSSDDICASVLDERGAESICLHMNEPDPSAQVLLCSSEILWNLLEGGMKEEVIAQLSSLECVLSLKESFLFLLEKASQRWERQLRNQLLMIATLIAEASSSVLVESLFAKLLVGLLTFPERNPPYSSDGLQLRQLLLNLLVFLCRDPAALQILREEQVMLHLLSLANPDGDQERSSAQQEELQLQALGAVSCLAPLLLDDYVFCRGNTQLLLLLDRCVGTGDCFSQGFHGNGGGRTRAKLRGCIRALRAVTSLGEASVNQNLCEQRAFHQLLGVLIQLQAGCEEQDVVVVEMMSDIQWILSELCESDARAKEQFGSGGVEMVVNFLKRGSEKFYSGLGHNRLLLSTVDCVWSCVVGSDATEDYLLAKQGASLLLDLLRASPRCVHGVVLATLLDLCDNPNTRSQILSWRDTDGQTAPRILLELWRDEEEELGVLRDQHGRIKDPKKPILTHLQQEVSGGSSFPADSPSAAVLEVSENLRAKIYLIFCCLGFQELPGLSAEDFFTLSIVRRYLNFKVGEVWDEVSRELVLEGTRLTSSDEEALRSICETSEETARRVMEEQSDILEQQQSVELHEEMVAYAEMKSHWKQQELTAQSWKNYVSRTSAYSVLKVSCSQTPKDSKDGRRCYDGHLGPGSSAQEVKVQRKEQVEWSRPTPEDGGAAGPPAEDFITHFLSAENGDILGLRGLNVKMARTSIRPDQNQESRTESD; encoded by the exons ATGGTGCACAGATTAAAGTCGGACATTCCTGGGATCGGAGCACATCCGACCCAGCACATTCAGGAG GTCCGCGATAAAAGACTTGACCTCAGTAAAGTGATTGGACTGCTCGAGGATCCTTTGACT ACAAACTTAAAGGAGAAGCATCTTTTTGTCTTGAGGAAACTTCTGAACAGAAACCCGGCGGGTTTC CTTTTGAAGGAGCTGACCGACATCTCCAGGATCCTCAGCCTCTGCGCTGAGAAAGCGACAGATCACCCTGAATATGCATCCTTTCTGTGTGAAGCGCTGAAGATCTGCAG ACTTCCCTTCctgcagcagaaaacaacagacgaGCAGCACTTCGCTCAGGAGGCCGCAGAGTTCCTCTCCAGCATCT GTTATCTGATGAGGATCCCAGACCCTGACGTGAGGCGGTGCGTTGTTGAAGCCGTCCAGTCGTTCTTCTGCTCCGGGATTCCTCCCAAGCCACCTGACG GTCTCCGTCCGACCCGTCCAGGTTACCGTCAGCAGCTTCTGAAGCACAGCGACGTTCCCAAGCTTCTGCTCCTCTCCATGTCCGGTCTGGAGGACCAACCGTtcaagctgcagctcctccaaacgCTTCAGATCCTCTCCAGGTCCTCTG ATGACATCTGCGCTTCGGTCCTGGATGAACGAGGCGCTGAGAGCATCTGCCTCCACATGAATGAACCCGATCCGTCCGCCCaggttcttctctgctcctcggaGATCCTCTGGAACCTCCTGGAGGGAGGCATGAAGGAGGAGGTCATCGCTCAGCTCAGCAGCTTGGAGTGTGTCCT ATCTCTAAAGGAATCCTTTTTGTTCCTGCTGGAAAAGGCTTCCCAGCGTTGGGAACGCCAGCTCAGAAATCAGCTGCTCATGATTGCGACTCTCATCGCTGAGGCTTCGAGCTCCGTGCTCGTC GAGAGCTTGTTCGCCAAGCTGCTCGTGGGTTTGCTGACCTTTCCAGAGC GGAATCCACCTTACAGCAGCGACGGTCTGCAGCTGAGGCAGCTGCTGCTGAATCTGCTGGTTTTCCTGTGCAGAGACCCGGCTGCGCTGCAG ATTCTGAGGGAAGAACAGGTGATGCTCCACCTGCTGAGCCTGGCGAATCCGGACGGAGACCAGGAGCGGTCGTCGGCGCagcaggaggagctgcagctgcaggcgctgggCGCCGTCTCCTGCTTGGCCCCGCTCCTGCTGGACGACTACGTGTTCTGTCGCGGAAACACgcagctgctgcttctgctggACAGGTGCGTCGGAACAG GTGATTGCTTCAGTCAGGGTTTCCATGGAAACGGAGGAGGCAGAACGCGGGCTAAGCTGAGAGGTTGCATCAGAGCTCTGAGGGCCGTGACGTCTCTGGGAGAAGCTTCTGTGAACCAGAACCTGTGTGAGCAGAGAGCCTTCCACCAGCTCCTGG GGGTGTTGATCCAGTTACAAGCTGGGTGTGAGGAGCAGGATGTTGTCGTCGTGGAGATGATGTCCGATATTCAGTGGATCCTCTCAGAGCTGTGTGAGAGCGACGCACGAGCGAAG GAGCAGTTTGGATCGGGGGGAGTGGAGATGGTGGTGAACTTCCTGAAGAGAGGCTCAGAGAAGTTCTACAGCGGTTTGGGTCACAACCGGCTCCTCCTCTCCACCGTGGACTGCGTGTG GTCGTGCGTGGTCGGCTCTGACGCCACGGAGGATTACCTCCTAGCTAAACAAGGAGCTTCTCTTCTTCTGGACCTACTCAGA GCAAGCCCTCGATGTGTCCACGGCGTCGTGCTCGCCACCCTGCTGGACCTTTGTGACAACCCAAACACTCGCTCTCAGATCCTGAGCTGGAGAGACACCGATGGTCAGACGGCTCCCAGGATCCTCCTGGAGCTGTggagggatgaggaggaggagctgggcgtcctccgagaccagcaTGGACGGATCAAAG ATCCCAAGAAGCCGATCCTCACTCATCTCCAGCAGGAAGTCAGCGGCGGTTCGTCATTCCCTGCTGACTCACCAAGTGCtgcggtgctggaagtgtcagaaAACCTCCGAGCAAAGATCTACCTCATCTTCTGCTGTTTGG GATTCCAGGAGCTTCCTGGACTCTCTGCTGAGGACTTTTTTACTCTGAGCATCGTCAGGAGATACCTGAACTTTAAG GTCGGTGAGGTCTGGGACGAGGTCAGCAGAGAACTGGTCCTGGAGGGAACGAGGCTGACCAGCAGCGACGAGGAGGCTCTGAGGTCCATCTGTGAGACGTCAGAGGAGACAGCCAGGAGGGTCATGGAGGAACAATCTGACATCCTGGAGCAGCAGCAAAGCGTGGAGCTACACGAGGAGATGGTGGCTTACGCTGAG ATGAAGTCTCACTGGAAGCAACAGGAGCTCACAGCCCAATCCTGGAAGAACTACGTCTCCAGAACGTCCGCTTACAGCGTCCTGAAGGTCTCATGTTCACAAACTCCTAAAGACTCCAAAGATGGACGCCGTTGTTATGATGGTCACCTCGGTCCTGGTTCCTCTGCGCAGGAAGTCAAGGTTCAGAGGAAGGAACAGGTGGAATGGAGCCGACCCACACCGGAGGATGGTGGCGCTGCCGGACCTCCTGCTGAG GATTTTATCACCCACTTCCTGTCTGCGGAGAACGGAGACATCCTCGGACTCAGAGGTCTGAACGTGAAGATGGCCAGAACCTCCATCCGACCCGATCAGAACCAGGAGTCCAGAACAGAATCAGACTAA
- the LOC107394945 gene encoding cilia- and flagella-associated protein 69 isoform X4, translating into MVHRLKSDIPGIGAHPTQHIQEQVRDKRLDLSKVIGLLEDPLTTNLKEKHLFVLRKLLNRNPAGFLLKELTDISRILSLCAEKATDHPEYASFLCEALKICRLPFLQQKTTDEQHFAQEAAEFLSSICYLMRIPDPDVRRCVVEAVQSFFCSGIPPKPPDGLRPTRPGYRQQLLKHSDVPKLLLLSMSGLEDQPFKLQLLQTLQILSRSSDDICASVLDERGAESICLHMNEPDPSAQVLLCSSEILWNLLEGGMKEEVIAQLSSLECVLSLKESFLFLLEKASQRWERQLRNQLLMIATLIAEASSSVLVESLFAKLLVGLLTFPERNPPYSSDGLQLRQLLLNLLVFLCRDPAALQILREEQVMLHLLSLANPDGDQERSSAQQEELQLQALGAVSCLAPLLLDDYVFCRGNTQLLLLLDRCVGTGDCFSQGFHGNGGGRTRAKLRGCIRALRAVTSLGEASVNQNLCEQRAFHQLLGVLIQLQAGCEEQDVVVVEMMSDIQWILSELCESDARAKEQFGSGGVEMVVNFLKRGSEKFYSGLGHNRLLLSTVDCVWSCVVGSDATEDYLLAKQGASLLLDLLRASPRCVHGVVLATLLDLCDNPNTRSQILSWRDTDGQTAPRILLELWRDEEEELGVLRDQHGRIKDPKKPILTHLQQEVSGGSSFPADSPSAAVLEVSENLRAKIYLIFCCLGFQELPGLSAEDFFTLSIVRRYLNFKDFITHFLSAENGDILGLRGLNVKMARTSIRPDQNQESRTESD; encoded by the exons ATGGTGCACAGATTAAAGTCGGACATTCCTGGGATCGGAGCACATCCGACCCAGCACATTCAGGAG CAGGTCCGCGATAAAAGACTTGACCTCAGTAAAGTGATTGGACTGCTCGAGGATCCTTTGACT ACAAACTTAAAGGAGAAGCATCTTTTTGTCTTGAGGAAACTTCTGAACAGAAACCCGGCGGGTTTC CTTTTGAAGGAGCTGACCGACATCTCCAGGATCCTCAGCCTCTGCGCTGAGAAAGCGACAGATCACCCTGAATATGCATCCTTTCTGTGTGAAGCGCTGAAGATCTGCAG ACTTCCCTTCctgcagcagaaaacaacagacgaGCAGCACTTCGCTCAGGAGGCCGCAGAGTTCCTCTCCAGCATCT GTTATCTGATGAGGATCCCAGACCCTGACGTGAGGCGGTGCGTTGTTGAAGCCGTCCAGTCGTTCTTCTGCTCCGGGATTCCTCCCAAGCCACCTGACG GTCTCCGTCCGACCCGTCCAGGTTACCGTCAGCAGCTTCTGAAGCACAGCGACGTTCCCAAGCTTCTGCTCCTCTCCATGTCCGGTCTGGAGGACCAACCGTtcaagctgcagctcctccaaacgCTTCAGATCCTCTCCAGGTCCTCTG ATGACATCTGCGCTTCGGTCCTGGATGAACGAGGCGCTGAGAGCATCTGCCTCCACATGAATGAACCCGATCCGTCCGCCCaggttcttctctgctcctcggaGATCCTCTGGAACCTCCTGGAGGGAGGCATGAAGGAGGAGGTCATCGCTCAGCTCAGCAGCTTGGAGTGTGTCCT ATCTCTAAAGGAATCCTTTTTGTTCCTGCTGGAAAAGGCTTCCCAGCGTTGGGAACGCCAGCTCAGAAATCAGCTGCTCATGATTGCGACTCTCATCGCTGAGGCTTCGAGCTCCGTGCTCGTC GAGAGCTTGTTCGCCAAGCTGCTCGTGGGTTTGCTGACCTTTCCAGAGC GGAATCCACCTTACAGCAGCGACGGTCTGCAGCTGAGGCAGCTGCTGCTGAATCTGCTGGTTTTCCTGTGCAGAGACCCGGCTGCGCTGCAG ATTCTGAGGGAAGAACAGGTGATGCTCCACCTGCTGAGCCTGGCGAATCCGGACGGAGACCAGGAGCGGTCGTCGGCGCagcaggaggagctgcagctgcaggcgctgggCGCCGTCTCCTGCTTGGCCCCGCTCCTGCTGGACGACTACGTGTTCTGTCGCGGAAACACgcagctgctgcttctgctggACAGGTGCGTCGGAACAG GTGATTGCTTCAGTCAGGGTTTCCATGGAAACGGAGGAGGCAGAACGCGGGCTAAGCTGAGAGGTTGCATCAGAGCTCTGAGGGCCGTGACGTCTCTGGGAGAAGCTTCTGTGAACCAGAACCTGTGTGAGCAGAGAGCCTTCCACCAGCTCCTGG GGGTGTTGATCCAGTTACAAGCTGGGTGTGAGGAGCAGGATGTTGTCGTCGTGGAGATGATGTCCGATATTCAGTGGATCCTCTCAGAGCTGTGTGAGAGCGACGCACGAGCGAAG GAGCAGTTTGGATCGGGGGGAGTGGAGATGGTGGTGAACTTCCTGAAGAGAGGCTCAGAGAAGTTCTACAGCGGTTTGGGTCACAACCGGCTCCTCCTCTCCACCGTGGACTGCGTGTG GTCGTGCGTGGTCGGCTCTGACGCCACGGAGGATTACCTCCTAGCTAAACAAGGAGCTTCTCTTCTTCTGGACCTACTCAGA GCAAGCCCTCGATGTGTCCACGGCGTCGTGCTCGCCACCCTGCTGGACCTTTGTGACAACCCAAACACTCGCTCTCAGATCCTGAGCTGGAGAGACACCGATGGTCAGACGGCTCCCAGGATCCTCCTGGAGCTGTggagggatgaggaggaggagctgggcgtcctccgagaccagcaTGGACGGATCAAAG ATCCCAAGAAGCCGATCCTCACTCATCTCCAGCAGGAAGTCAGCGGCGGTTCGTCATTCCCTGCTGACTCACCAAGTGCtgcggtgctggaagtgtcagaaAACCTCCGAGCAAAGATCTACCTCATCTTCTGCTGTTTGG GATTCCAGGAGCTTCCTGGACTCTCTGCTGAGGACTTTTTTACTCTGAGCATCGTCAGGAGATACCTGAACTTTAAG GATTTTATCACCCACTTCCTGTCTGCGGAGAACGGAGACATCCTCGGACTCAGAGGTCTGAACGTGAAGATGGCCAGAACCTCCATCCGACCCGATCAGAACCAGGAGTCCAGAACAGAATCAGACTAA
- the LOC107394945 gene encoding cilia- and flagella-associated protein 69 isoform X3, whose amino-acid sequence MVHRLKSDIPGIGAHPTQHIQEQVRDKRLDLSKVIGLLEDPLTTNLKEKHLFVLRKLLNRNPAGFLLKELTDISRILSLCAEKATDHPEYASFLCEALKICRLPFLQQKTTDEQHFAQEAAEFLSSICYLMRIPDPDVRRCVVEAVQSFFCSGIPPKPPDGLRPTRPGYRQQLLKHSDVPKLLLLSMSGLEDQPFKLQLLQTLQILSRSSDDICASVLDERGAESICLHMNEPDPSAQVLLCSSEILWNLLEGGMKEEVIAQLSSLECVLSLKESFLFLLEKASQRWERQLRNQLLMIATLIAEASSSVLVESLFAKLLVGLLTFPERNPPYSSDGLQLRQLLLNLLVFLCRDPAALQILREEQVMLHLLSLANPDGDQERSSAQQEELQLQALGAVSCLAPLLLDDYVFCRGNTQLLLLLDRCVGTGDCFSQGFHGNGGGRTRAKLRGCIRALRAVTSLGEASVNQNLCEQRAFHQLLGVLIQLQAGCEEQDVVVVEMMSDIQWILSELCESDARAKEQFGSGGVEMVVNFLKRGSEKFYSGLGHNRLLLSTVDCVWSCVVGSDATEDYLLAKQGASLLLDLLRASPRCVHGVVLATLLDLCDNPNTRSQILSWRDTDGQTAPRILLELWRDEEEELGVLRDQHGRIKDPKKPILTHLQQEVSGGSSFPADSPSAAVLEVSENLRAKIYLIFCCLGFQELPGLSAEDFFTLSIVRRYLNFKVGEVWDEVSRELVLEGTRLTSSDEEALRSICETSEETARRVMEEQSDILEQQQSVELHEEMVAYAEMKSHWKQQELTAQSWKNYVSRTSAYSVLKEVKVQRKEQVEWSRPTPEDGGAAGPPAEDFITHFLSAENGDILGLRGLNVKMARTSIRPDQNQESRTESD is encoded by the exons ATGGTGCACAGATTAAAGTCGGACATTCCTGGGATCGGAGCACATCCGACCCAGCACATTCAGGAG CAGGTCCGCGATAAAAGACTTGACCTCAGTAAAGTGATTGGACTGCTCGAGGATCCTTTGACT ACAAACTTAAAGGAGAAGCATCTTTTTGTCTTGAGGAAACTTCTGAACAGAAACCCGGCGGGTTTC CTTTTGAAGGAGCTGACCGACATCTCCAGGATCCTCAGCCTCTGCGCTGAGAAAGCGACAGATCACCCTGAATATGCATCCTTTCTGTGTGAAGCGCTGAAGATCTGCAG ACTTCCCTTCctgcagcagaaaacaacagacgaGCAGCACTTCGCTCAGGAGGCCGCAGAGTTCCTCTCCAGCATCT GTTATCTGATGAGGATCCCAGACCCTGACGTGAGGCGGTGCGTTGTTGAAGCCGTCCAGTCGTTCTTCTGCTCCGGGATTCCTCCCAAGCCACCTGACG GTCTCCGTCCGACCCGTCCAGGTTACCGTCAGCAGCTTCTGAAGCACAGCGACGTTCCCAAGCTTCTGCTCCTCTCCATGTCCGGTCTGGAGGACCAACCGTtcaagctgcagctcctccaaacgCTTCAGATCCTCTCCAGGTCCTCTG ATGACATCTGCGCTTCGGTCCTGGATGAACGAGGCGCTGAGAGCATCTGCCTCCACATGAATGAACCCGATCCGTCCGCCCaggttcttctctgctcctcggaGATCCTCTGGAACCTCCTGGAGGGAGGCATGAAGGAGGAGGTCATCGCTCAGCTCAGCAGCTTGGAGTGTGTCCT ATCTCTAAAGGAATCCTTTTTGTTCCTGCTGGAAAAGGCTTCCCAGCGTTGGGAACGCCAGCTCAGAAATCAGCTGCTCATGATTGCGACTCTCATCGCTGAGGCTTCGAGCTCCGTGCTCGTC GAGAGCTTGTTCGCCAAGCTGCTCGTGGGTTTGCTGACCTTTCCAGAGC GGAATCCACCTTACAGCAGCGACGGTCTGCAGCTGAGGCAGCTGCTGCTGAATCTGCTGGTTTTCCTGTGCAGAGACCCGGCTGCGCTGCAG ATTCTGAGGGAAGAACAGGTGATGCTCCACCTGCTGAGCCTGGCGAATCCGGACGGAGACCAGGAGCGGTCGTCGGCGCagcaggaggagctgcagctgcaggcgctgggCGCCGTCTCCTGCTTGGCCCCGCTCCTGCTGGACGACTACGTGTTCTGTCGCGGAAACACgcagctgctgcttctgctggACAGGTGCGTCGGAACAG GTGATTGCTTCAGTCAGGGTTTCCATGGAAACGGAGGAGGCAGAACGCGGGCTAAGCTGAGAGGTTGCATCAGAGCTCTGAGGGCCGTGACGTCTCTGGGAGAAGCTTCTGTGAACCAGAACCTGTGTGAGCAGAGAGCCTTCCACCAGCTCCTGG GGGTGTTGATCCAGTTACAAGCTGGGTGTGAGGAGCAGGATGTTGTCGTCGTGGAGATGATGTCCGATATTCAGTGGATCCTCTCAGAGCTGTGTGAGAGCGACGCACGAGCGAAG GAGCAGTTTGGATCGGGGGGAGTGGAGATGGTGGTGAACTTCCTGAAGAGAGGCTCAGAGAAGTTCTACAGCGGTTTGGGTCACAACCGGCTCCTCCTCTCCACCGTGGACTGCGTGTG GTCGTGCGTGGTCGGCTCTGACGCCACGGAGGATTACCTCCTAGCTAAACAAGGAGCTTCTCTTCTTCTGGACCTACTCAGA GCAAGCCCTCGATGTGTCCACGGCGTCGTGCTCGCCACCCTGCTGGACCTTTGTGACAACCCAAACACTCGCTCTCAGATCCTGAGCTGGAGAGACACCGATGGTCAGACGGCTCCCAGGATCCTCCTGGAGCTGTggagggatgaggaggaggagctgggcgtcctccgagaccagcaTGGACGGATCAAAG ATCCCAAGAAGCCGATCCTCACTCATCTCCAGCAGGAAGTCAGCGGCGGTTCGTCATTCCCTGCTGACTCACCAAGTGCtgcggtgctggaagtgtcagaaAACCTCCGAGCAAAGATCTACCTCATCTTCTGCTGTTTGG GATTCCAGGAGCTTCCTGGACTCTCTGCTGAGGACTTTTTTACTCTGAGCATCGTCAGGAGATACCTGAACTTTAAG GTCGGTGAGGTCTGGGACGAGGTCAGCAGAGAACTGGTCCTGGAGGGAACGAGGCTGACCAGCAGCGACGAGGAGGCTCTGAGGTCCATCTGTGAGACGTCAGAGGAGACAGCCAGGAGGGTCATGGAGGAACAATCTGACATCCTGGAGCAGCAGCAAAGCGTGGAGCTACACGAGGAGATGGTGGCTTACGCTGAG ATGAAGTCTCACTGGAAGCAACAGGAGCTCACAGCCCAATCCTGGAAGAACTACGTCTCCAGAACGTCCGCTTACAGCGTCCTGAAG GAAGTCAAGGTTCAGAGGAAGGAACAGGTGGAATGGAGCCGACCCACACCGGAGGATGGTGGCGCTGCCGGACCTCCTGCTGAG GATTTTATCACCCACTTCCTGTCTGCGGAGAACGGAGACATCCTCGGACTCAGAGGTCTGAACGTGAAGATGGCCAGAACCTCCATCCGACCCGATCAGAACCAGGAGTCCAGAACAGAATCAGACTAA